DNA sequence from the Gordonia polyisoprenivorans genome:
TGCCGATCTTCGACGCCCTGCGACCGGAGGGCGAACGCGCCGACGGCTTCGTGCACGCCGGACCGGTGGGCGCCGGTCACTACGCGAAAATGGTGCACAACGGTATCGAGTACGGCCTGATGCACGCCTACGGCGAGGGTTATGAGCTGCTCTCGGCCGAACCCTTGATCACCGATGTCGAAGGCACCCTGCGGGCCTGGACCCATGGCACGGTGATCCGCTCGTGGCTGCTCGACCTGCTGGTTCGTGCGCTACAGGAAGATCCGGGGTTGCAGGAGATCTCGGATTACACCACCGATTCGGGCGAGGGTCGCTGGACCGTCGAGGAGGCAATTCGCCACTCGGTTCCGGCCAATGTCATCTCGGCCGCACTGTTCGCCCGGTTCGCCTCCCGCCAGGACGGATCCCCGGCACTCAAGGCGGTCTCGGCTCTGCGAAATCAGTTCGGCGGGCACGCAGTTCGCGACACCACGGGCCGCTCGGTGGGGGAGACCGGCTCGCCGCCGGACACCTCGGCGGGCTAGTCGTGTTCGTTCGCGAACTGCATCTGCGTGACTTTCGCTCGTGGCCGCGGGTGGATGTGGAACTCGGGCCGGGATCGGTGATCATCACCGGCCGCAACGGTTTCGGTAAGACCAATCTGATCGAGGCGCTGTTCTATCTGGCCACCCTGCGATCGCATCGGGTCAGCACCGACGCACCGCTGGTGCGTTCGTCGGCGGCGTCGGCGCTGGTGACCGCCACCGTCGAGAACGCCGGCCGTGAACTGACCGCGTCCTTGCAGATCAACGCCGAGGGCTCCAACAAGGCGTGGCTCAACACCGCACCCCAGCGCAGGCCGCGCGACATCCTCGGCGTCCTGCGTGCGGTGTTGTTCGCTCCCGAGGATCTGCTCCTCGTGC
Encoded proteins:
- the gnd gene encoding phosphogluconate dehydrogenase (NAD(+)-dependent, decarboxylating); this encodes MQLGLVGLGKMGANMRTRIVGAGHEVIGYDPRPEVSDVKTLADLVGALDAPRVIWVMVPSGDPTRTTVASLAEELSAGDIVIDGGNSRYTDDFEHAKLLQAKGIGYIDCGVSGGVWGLENGYGLMAGGADADVARVMPIFDALRPEGERADGFVHAGPVGAGHYAKMVHNGIEYGLMHAYGEGYELLSAEPLITDVEGTLRAWTHGTVIRSWLLDLLVRALQEDPGLQEISDYTTDSGEGRWTVEEAIRHSVPANVISAALFARFASRQDGSPALKAVSALRNQFGGHAVRDTTGRSVGETGSPPDTSAG